The Mobula hypostoma chromosome 1, sMobHyp1.1, whole genome shotgun sequence genome includes the window AGTGCTGCACTGATTTATGTTCTACTAGATATAAGCTGAACCAAGTATAAACTAAATCCTTTCCCTTATTATGTTCTTATACTTTTAAAATACCTTACCAAGGAGAAAATGAACCCGTATAAAATTGAGGCGGGCTTATGCTCTTCTAGGATTAGTCTCCTAAATTCTTGTAAACTGTACTAAGCTTAATATTCTCTGGACAGCTTTCAATAATTTCCTTTAGATGCCAAATTCaatttaggctagggttaaatcacggGTTGCCGGATGGGCTAGAAGAACCTACTCTGTGCggcatctcaataaaaaaaattagcttTCAGGTTCAAAAAGACAAAGGAATGGCAAATTAAGAATATGTCATAAGTTTAAAGAGTGTGGCATTCTTCATTATCCTAGCCACCCATTTGTGTTACAAATGAAGAGGTAAAGAGGATAGTGAAAAATGTTCGAAATAGTCATGATACAGTGGCTACAGCTTAGTTGCCCTATTCCTTATAATACAGTTCAGTGCTTTAGAGATAGGACGTTGTCCTTTGAAAAAGCTTAGTTAGCCATGCTAATGCCATATAGTATAGACTGGAATATGTTGGTGGCCCCATTAAAGTGGAACATTTTTGAATACGCGAGTCTAAAAAACCTAAACGCTGAGTAATATACAAATCCTAGAGCAAGATGCCATTATGGACATTAAACAAAATGTGCCTTCACAAAATATATAACACTGATTTGTTAGATAAATGAACATATCAACCTCTAACTGTGTCCTTATTCTTGTGGAGATTAAAAATGAGAAAAGCAAATAAAATTGCACTTGTTTGGGGAAAAGTCACCTGAActttaagaatgttgttttcTTTATATCAGTGCATTACTGCCTGTaacgccactggtgtttagggcagcaatgaaggtcctccatctctggtggtgttcaggggttttcttcatcatgtcagtaacttcctctcagttttcattactgtcagccatgcaagttccgggcggagactcaggaataccatcatactcagatgtaggaggattcttcactgctgtttccgttACAATTCTTTTTTTGACGTCGGGCCCTGAGCTgactccaaacctggaggaccagtggaccactcctcgtctggcctctaccctttgacctgtttggcatgggtgaccctaccaagagcataaagcagtgacttcagctctccgggtcattgaggcaagcaagccTCCAAAGCACAAGGTTGtagaacacacaaaaaatgctggtgaatgcagcaggccaggcagcatctataggcaaaggtacagtcgacgtttcgggccgagacccttcgtcaggactaactgaaagagttagtaagagatttgaaagtgggagggggagggggagatccgaaatgataggagaagacaggagggggagggatggagccaagagctggacaggtgattggcaaaagggatacaaggctggagaagggagaggatcatgggatgggaggccccatctgctatttatttttttccctctctctctcttttttctccctctgtccttctcactatactccttgcccatcctctgggcttccctccccctttctttcttcctaggcctccagcctcgtatcccttttgccaatcaaccttccagctcttagctccatccccctcctgtcttctcctatcatttctgatctccctctcccactttcaaatctcttactatctcttctttcagttagtcctgacgaagggtcttggcccaaaacgtcgactgtacttcttcctagagatgctgcctggcctgctgcgttccaccagcattttttgtgtgtgttgcttgaatttccagcatctgcagatttcctcatgtttgcgtttttaaaaacgacaaggttgtggtccttttaGAGGTTCTTTGTATTCGGCTGCTCCCTTATCAGGTTAATATCTTCATAAAACACAGTAAAAACACCAAGTAAAATAGTATTGCTTATGAAAATATTTCTACtgggttatatataaaaacacACCTGAAGTCAGCAGTAGCTGCGAAAGATTCTTGCTCAGTGATGGAGAAAACACACAGGAAGCCTTCTCCACTACGAAAATAATTATCCCTGATTGCAGCATAATCTTCTTGACCTGCAGTATCCAGGATGTCGATCTGGACTTCTTCACCATCCAAAACCACTTTCTTCCGGTAACTGTCTGCTTTCGTAGGCTCATAATCTTCAACAAACTAAAATAGACAGTATGTTACAAACAGTGATTCAATACAGTCTTTGTGATGCAGACACTAATTTGTTAGAAACCAAATGCAAGTTTTGGGAGAATGGGAAACATAAACAGTTTGCAAGTTGGCATTTTAAAACATTATTTAAGCCAACAATTTAAATGACTTTGCCACTTAAACATCTAACATTACAAGAATAtccaatttaaaacaaaatagatAAGACATATCAAAATGGATTTACTAAAACTTTGGATACAAATGATCATCTGATATGTTTAAAGCAAAAAGGGATAATACTGaaaatacttagcaggtcagggtGCATCTTGGGGAGAAGAAACACAGTTACTATTCCTGAGTTGAAAACCTGACTGGATAATCTGTTTAAagattataaaaccataagacataggagcagaattaagccagtcGGTCCACTggatctgctccgtcattccatcgtGGTTGATGTATcactcccattctcctgccttctctccacaacCTTTAACCTCcgctttatatatacccaatcacttggcctcctcagccatctgtggcaatgaattccacagattcaccaccctctggctaaagaaattcctcctcatctctcttctgaagggacatccttctattctgaggctgtgccctctgatcctggactcctccactactggaaacatcctctactgtatctaggccttcaatattcaataggtttcattgagattaccctcttccgccccccccccccattcttccagACTCagtttcaatctgaaatgttcccataattgAGACAAAAACAgctgaggcagggagaggggagggagcaggaagcaccagagacactttctgtaacgatcaataaaccaattgtctggaatcaaatgaccttgcctggtgtctcagggctgggtgtgtttatGCCCGCAGCAACCCCTgacccctgtcccacacccctccagcagtgctccaccctcaccattcccaacatccttgctcccaccagatttacagcaGATTCCTCTGATACACATTaacaggtacagtactgtgcaaaaatcttaggtaccCTAACCACTATACCACCATTCTGCCGGTTGTGTGCACAGAACTTTCTAACGGCAACTATGAATGGCCAGTAAGTCCAGTCACACCTCCCCCTCCAAATCCCAAAAAAATAGTACGGAGAACAGCACCTAAACTGGAATGTATGTTTGGTCATTTAATTCTTCTCGTGTGATTGTTCCATTACATTAAATATGTAAGCACACAGCTTCATTGCAATTCCTTCCAGTCTAGAACAATCAGATTAATGCATCAATAATCTACAATCAAATTACTGAATCGGAATATTTAAGTCTCTGTAAAAGATATTAAATTTTATCTGAAGATCGAGGAcagcttcaaggagcgatgcctcaaaaaggcggcatccatcgttaaggacccccccccccccatcacgcaggacacgccctctcctcattgctatcaAGAAGCCTGATAGCAcacgctcaatgattcaggaacagcttcttcccctctgccatctgatttatgaacggacattgaatccatggacattacctcactactttttttcctatttttgcactgcttgtttAACTATTTacatacttacagtaattcagtttttttcctattatgtactgcactgtactgctgccgcaaatatgccagtgatattaaacatgatccCGATTCTCAGGCATTTTAAATGCTCCCTGGTTTTTTAATGAAAAgatattatatttatttattacagaaCATTGGCCCCAAAAGAGAAAAACTTTCAAATTATTATCGAAGATACAAGAAATTAATATAACTAATCATTAGAGAAAAGAGGGTACAATAGAAATATTCTTACCTCATCATACATGAATTGCAGTGTTAGGGCAGATTTTCCCACACCACCACTTCCAACCATAATAACTTTGTGGAGTGCCAAGGAATTCTGGCCTTTGGTCTTGGTTGCTGCCATTTTATGAATGTAGGAGATTTGCCGAGTGTGAAGTTTGATAGATGAATTTCCACCTAAAACATGAATTAAAAACAACCTTGAAACACGGGTACATTTTGAAATCATAGTGTCCAAATAATAATGGTGACACCAGAAAAACTGGCACAGTCTGGGATTACATAGATGTGAAAGACAGGAGCACAATCATTTGAATGGCACAGTGGGTTTGAGAGGCCATCTGGCCTTGTTCTGCtttcattttctgttcttataccATCTACTGAATGCAGAAGGAAGGCTGCCTACTTTTGTAAGAACACAGTTGAATGCAAGGCCATCGTCTTAATTAGGTATAATGAAGCCCATTAAAGTCAGAACTAATTGTAAAATAGTACGCGAATTAACAGTAATAATGAAGTTGGATTGACTATTCAGCTAACATAATGAAGTCAAAATCCACGTGATTATTTGAAAACTGGTAGCAAGGAACAAGCAGCAGGTTGTTTCTGCATTTGAAAGTGAAACTTTCCACATTTTAAAATCACTACCAGAAGCTAAAGTCAAGCCATCTGATGAAAGAACCATCAAAATTAAAGGCAATCAAATCTATTAACTGTAAaccaccactcacacccctctttatatcggcagcacagcagtggaaattgcgaGTACTTTcgaactcctgggagtgcacatctcgctcAGGTATACTCACCAATACCTCTGCCGTATTAGGAGCCTGACGAGCTGGACTAtgtacatctatactcacatcctacagatgcacagtccagagcatcctaacatgtggCATCGTGGCTTGGTTCGGGAACTGCACTGCGGCGGTCAGGAAGGCTCTGCAATGGGTAGTCAagactgcccagtgcatcactggcaccagcctatccatcaccaaggacagtACAAAGACCAGTAACGTCGTGAAGGATCCTAGCCACCCTTCCCTGCGcctggactgtttgttccactctcatcagggagaaggctacgTGAGAtttaacaatcttgaatctacAGAAACTATTGTACTTGGATTCAATATTCATGATAAAGCAGTATTTTTGGATGGAATCTACAGTATCATGCAAACACAGAATTTCCTAGCTGGGTTCTCTCGACTTCTGAGACTGTTAACGTGATTCTCAATTCTCACAGTCAACTAAAGGTAGGAAAACAAGGTACTGTGTGTAGGCTGGGGATGGATATCCTGCTCACAAACATGAAACAGCACACTATTGAGTTTCAAGTTACTTGCTTCTCCACATCAGATTAAGGAATTAACCTGGGTCAGGCCTATATTCTTCACATCTCTGAATTATTGCTAATCTCCTTGCATGACTGTAAAGCACTTCAAGCAATTATGAAACCATGCAACCAAGGAAGGCCCGACAATAGAGGGCATCAGATGAAATAATAGTGATAGATCATGGTGAAGTGTACAAACAATGGTTCAACAATAAACAGGAACCACCAACTTCACTAACATAGCTTTGCTGTCTAATATTACTCAggcctcaaaaaaaaactcaaaagtCTAGTTACATAAGAACCAGGAagacgaagggtcttagcctgaaaagtcaggcagcatctcttcctctttatagatgctgcctgacttgctgcgttcctccagcattttgtgcttgtaaCTCAAGATCTactgcatctgcagaaactctgatGCGTTGAGAAGAACTAGGAGTAGGAATCAGCCATCTggtccattgagcctgctctgccgttcaataagatcgtgTCTgatgtggctgtggactcagttCTGGTGACCTGCCCTTTCCTGTAACCCTTTGTAATCTCCAACAAAAACAAATCAGATTAATGAACCTGATACAACTGAATTCacatgaaataaatataaaacagcTCTTGTGTGGGCTTGGTTCTAATTCACATGTTCATAGTCAAGAAACAAATTGAGCAAATCAGCTTTTTGTTGGAAAGGTGAACGGCATTTCTGTTTGTTGCAGGTGATTTGCTTCTATTAAATGCAGTTCATCATTCTactcataaacacgagattcggcagatactggaaatccatagcaacacacacacaaaatgctagaggaactcagcaggtcaggcagcatttatggagaggaatagagatgACTCtacctgagacccttcatcaaaactggaaaggaagggggtgggggagagaaaggagtACAAAGTAGAATAtgagaggtgaaaccaggtgagacagagatggatgggtgggggttgagatgaaatgagaagccagGTAGTGATCTGTGGAAGAGGCAAAGAGCTGAAGGAGGATGAATTTGAAAGGCAagcacagtggaccatgggagaaagggaaggtggaggggtacCCCGAGAGAAGTGaagggcagatgagaagagaaggggtaagtggGCAGCCAgaaagaggaatggaaaaagaggaagggggaagaaattaccagaatgaAGAgtacccagtggccacacattgtaattccacatcccattcccattctgatatatctatccacggcctcctctactgtaaagatgaagccacactcaggttggaggaacaacaccttatattccgtctgggtagcctccaacctgatggcatgaacattgacttctctaacttccgctaatgccccacctccccctcgtacgccatccgttatttatttatatacacattctttctctctctctcctttttctccctgtccctctgactatactccttgcccatcctccggttttccccccctcccccttgtctttcttcccggacctcctgtcccatgatcctctcatatcccctttgccaatcacctgtccagctcttggctccatcccttcccctcctgtcttctcctatcattttggatcttcccctccccctcccactttcaaatctcttactagctcttctttcagttagtcctgacgaagggtctcggcccgaaacgtcgactgtacctcttcctagagatgctgcctggcctgctgcgttcaccagcaactttgatgtgtgttgcttcaatgttCGTgcaatcaggttagaggctacctaaacagaatgtggtgctgttcctccaaccagagagtgacctcatcatggcagtcaATGAGGCCATAGACTTACATGTCGTAATGGGAATAGGGGTTGGAATTAAaggctggccaccaggaaatcctgcctgttgcagatagagcaaaggtgcttgacataGCAGACCCCAATCTATGctgagtctcaccaatgtacaggaggctgcaccaggagcaccagatacagtagaaacatagaaaacctacagcacaatacaggccctttggcccacaatgctgtgccgaacatgtacaaaCAGTAGATGACTCTGACAGATTTgcaggcgaagtgttgcctcatctggaagaactattttggggccctgaatggaagtgaggaagGAGGAGATTCCTCTTGTTCCTGTTCACAGATGTGTGACATAATACCACCCCATTCAATTGTTCAATTCAACAGACAACAAATTTGGAAACCACTGTTTGGAAACCACAGTCCTAAGCCAATGTCAAATGCACCACACAATGCCTCAGCTTTAACAGAACAGAAAAATAACCAGAAGAGAGAGGAGGTCCTCCATTGGTCGGGATCGGCCATGGATATTGCGTcgtagctgtctacatgatacacaagccaggccagtacgatacggagagtgagctgttgcccatgtagtagcctccccctctccacacagctgatgaatccaaggaatggcagagaccaatacagtttaacACCATTGGTGTCACAGGAGTTCCAGTCAGCACTggactcaacataggactgccttagggatgcaagctctgggtctgtactcgctggcattcaggaaggatgaggggggatctcattgaaaccttttgaatgttgaaaggcctagacagagtagatgtggaaaggatgtttcccatggtgggggagtctaggacaagacggtacagtctcaggatagaggggcaccctttcaaaacagagatgcagatgaatttctttagccaaagggtggcgaatttgtggaatttgttaccacatgcagctgtggaggccaggtccttgggtgtatttaaggcagagattgataagttcttgattggacatggcatcaaaggttacggggagaaggccgagaaCTAAGGTTCAGGAGGAGATagaagaaaaaggatcagccatgattgaatggtggagcagactcgatgggccagatggcctaattctgctcctatgtcttatggtctaagttatCCTTTAAGGTattcagcacaaggactcccaaatccctttgcatctcagattttaggATTTTTGGAATTTTTCCTCGTTTAGaaaagtctgcacatttatttctaccaccaaagtgcataaactctttgtggtgctcaGTCATGGCAATTTAGTCatatccttttttttcccccgaCCTGAAACAACTAACAATTAAGTGCCAActgttctacttaccaagagagttctcctccgtGATCCTAACCGCAGTTTATATACTGCCGAAAGCCGATAGCAATCAGGCACTCAGGCCAACGtgacagcatccttcaggagggtgaactcatgAAGTgtatccagcccagatggggtacctgaccgaggcctgtgctgatcaaccCCTCAATTTGGAAGTCTGAGGTATCCAACTGCTTCGAGCAGGCTTCAACTATACCTGTGCTTAAGAAGAACTTGGTGACCCGTCTCAATgattattgcccagtagcacttatacccactgtgatgaagtgctttgagaggttggtgatgaagaagtatgaactcctgcctgaggagcaatTTGGATCTACTTCAATTTGTCTACTGTCACAGCAGGTCAACAGCAAAtactatttcattggctcttctctcGACCATAGAATATCtagacaacaaagatgcatacatcaggatgctcttcatcgactacagctcagcattcaataccattgtcccctcagaactaatcaacaagcctcaagaccttggccttgaaACCTCCtagtgcaactggatcctcgatttcctcaggTGCAGACCGTAGTCAGTTCTGAATGgcaaaaacatcttctccaccatctccatcagaacaggtgcaccacaaggctacaTGCTTAGCCCCCCCAttgtactcactttatacttctgactgtgtggctaagcacagctccaatgccataattaagtttgcagacgacatcactgttgttggctgaatcagaggttgtgacaaatcagcatataggagggaaactgaaaagctggctaagtggtgccacaacGACATCCTTtcaatcaatgtcagcaagaccaaggaactgattgactTCAGGAacaggaagccagaggtccatagCCAGACCTTATTAGGGAAtctgaggaggggtgggtcagcaattttaaattcttcgGTATCACTTTAGAGGTTCTGTCCTGAGGGTGCATccagatgacagacttgagtggagcaccaacatagaggctgtgtacaagaatggCCAGAatcatctctacttcctgaggagactgaggtcctttggagtacgtaggcctctccttcacgtgCTCTACCAGCCTCTCCTTCACGTGCTCTACCAATTTGTTGTCGCCAGTATAACCTCCTACggttgatgccaacaggctcaataaattgattagaaaggctgtctctgttataggagtcaagctggacacactggaggctgtggtagaacaaaggaccctacagaaaattatggcaattgtggacaacgTTTCTTACACTCTgtgtgccaccttggctgaacagaggagcactttcaataatagactaagacaactgcggcGCTCCAAAGAGCTGTTTGTAAGGtaattcttacccttggccataaGGATCTACcgtgagtcaacctatagcacaGGAAGCGATGACCACTCCTGTGCAACTGTCTGTGGtaactttttttaaattctttctacttctctttaatatttttatctgtgcacttgtaatactactgtaaaactataatttcctttgggatcaataaagtatcaatcTATCTCTAAGTGCGGTTCCTAAGAAACCACAGCATCGCCTCTATTTAcatagaagtttgcgaagattcaacatgacacctaaaactttgacaaacttctctagatgtacagtggaagagtatattgattggttgcatcacagcctgatatggtagatcaatgcccttgaacggaaaatcctacaaaagatagtgggtacagcccagtccatccccTTAGCACCTAGGCCACACCCtgttcttactgctgccatcaggaagttggTACAGGGGACTCAGGAACCATGGCACTAGGTTCAGGAGAATTTATTAGGcctcaatcatcagactcttAATACAGTgggtatgccaggacaaataggtacaagttcagtttctttttgtatgccatcagtcttatgaacacttgaattttagtctattataaaccaagttcacctgtacatacacaggcatacctcattgtatatagttcacgattatttgcactaatgttttgtttgctttttgattttgtacagcgagagctcagggcaACCGGCATCatattccctgtatgtgtccacatacttggcgataataaaggattctgataaCTTTATTTACCCCATCACTGATCTATTTcctcaacctatggattcacttcatctcacgttcttgatatttattgtttatttattatttcttttatccctcttgtatttgtacaatgtgttgtgttttgcacattgtttgtccgtcgtgttgggtgtggtctttcactgattctatcatGTTCCTTAGATTTacttagaaaatgaatctcagggctgtatatggtgatgtgtactttgataataaatttactttgaacttgaactttacagagcaaggcagaggttgaaacgtcaggaaaggaaggaggtatCAGCTGCTTTATAAGAGATGTAACCCAACGGGTCTAGGTTGTTCGAAGACATCTGTTAATCCCCAAAACTTTCCAAAAACTACTAAAGTGCTGCAAATTGGATTTGAACAACTGCAGAATCTTactcatagttcaaagtaaatctattatcaaaatacatttatgtcaccatatacttccccgagattcatttttgaAATTAACATAATTCAAGTCTATAGCAACATACAAGTGATCCCTTTGTTATGGGGGAGCAGCAGATTGTGTTCCTGGAAAATGGGCCATATCACAATTTTTTAGTAATGCAAAGTCACATCATCTGTGCATGCGGCGATAATCGCGAGATGAGAAAATTgtgttattttatttacttttttaaatcCACACCAATTCTGTGAATGCCAATTTTAAATCACATCTCAGATTTTCGGGCAGTGAATCTTGAGATCTGTATGAGCGAATTTCTGTAATCTGAGCAGCCATAAAGAATGGGTTGCCCAAACTGGCATCTAAACTATTTAAAAATTCATAAGTAACTGAAGAATGCAACTCCATTCTCCAGGGATTTGCAACCTTGTGATAAGCTAGACGGTCCATGGTCCAATTTCCTAATGACTAAAATGCCAAGGAAGCAATGGAGAGTGTTTATCCATACTGGTCCTGTGTCATATTAATTATGTTCCCAAACAGCCAGAGCTGCACTTGTCAGGAAAACCCAGCCTTGGAATGACATAAGCTAGAGGATAATACAAAATTAAAAAGAGAAGAACTGGTATATCTCTTGCAAAATAGATGATAAAAATCTACAAAAAAATGAGCAAAGAAAAAagattaaaataattttttaaattgtattatAATAGTGGTTAGGAGATGTGCAGTCTTGTATAGGCTGTTGTAATTTTTAATGAAAAAGACTGCAGACAAAATGAATTTGCCTTAGTAGTAATAGCTTTGGGGGATGGTGGagcacaaagcgcagaatcaaatttcgctgtgatgattgtacgctccagtatcaattgtttggcgacaataaagacaagtctctaccaaaggaggtgcaagatgctccttccctccactagtctgcaggtcaccctcgggcaagttgtagcaccccccacccccgatcagggttacgtgaagccatgggagtaggtggtggatggtcatttgagcagctggtgcatatcacaagtcctggttaagcaaccactgataccaggcagacagtctctgaagagtattgataatgactaggGTAatgcttgtaaagacactgcccagaaggtagcaatggcaaaccacttctggtagaaaaatttgccaagaacagtcatggtcatgatcGCCCACCTGATACGACACATTACATAACAAACGAATGAGTAAGAGCCAGGTATCGGGCATTATTTTGACGTTACAAATGAACTATACCGAATCAGGAATGTGACACCATAAATATTgcactagagcaggggttcccaatcttttttatgtctCTGGCCGTTACCATTAAccatggggtccatggatcccaggctGGGAAACCCTGCAGAAAAGTTTCAATATCTTAATACATTACCAATAATATTCCAGAGATTATGATTCAAACAGTGTTCAAGTGGACTGAAAAACTGCAAAATATTTTACCCAGTCttgccttataactcaagtcctccagtgtCAGAATCTTTTCTACACCCTCTCTAGGTTCATCGTATCCTTCCTATAgtctggtgaccagaactgcacacaagatGTCAAGTGCAGTTTCATCCATCAACATCTGTAActcgtccatagatccctcaaagttgcaatCCAAGTTGACACAGGTGTTAAGAGAGCATATG containing:
- the LOC134356131 gene encoding ras-related protein Ral-A: MAATKTKGQNSLALHKVIMVGSGGVGKSALTLQFMYDEFVEDYEPTKADSYRKKVVLDGEEVQIDILDTAGQEDYAAIRDNYFRSGEGFLCVFSITEQESFAATADFREQILRVKEDENVPFLLVGNKSDLEDKRQVSVDEAKSRAEQWSVNYVETSAKTRANVDKVFFDLMREIRARKMEDSKEKNGKKKRKSIAKRIRERCCIL